GACCGTTTCTTCGCGTGGATTCGTGGCAGCGGCCTGATGCGCGGTAACAACCGCTGGATCGCCGGGGTATGCGACGGCATTGCGGTGCGGTATGGGCTGAGCCCCGTTTTCGTGCGTGCCGTAGTGGCTGCTTCCACGTTGGTCTTCGGCTTCGGTGCGGCCTTCTACGCGGCGGCGTGGGTGCTGTTGCCGGATTGTCGGGATGGCAGGATTTCCGGCGAGGAACTGGTGTACGGTCATTGGCAATGGTCACTGCTTGGCCCGATCATCTTCATCCTGATTGCGGTCGTCTCGCCTGGGGTCGGTGTGCTGCTCGCCCTCATTGCCGTAGCGGTGCTGTTGATCATGATCAACAGTCTTGCCAACAAAGCGCAGCGTCAGCGCGGGGCGACGTTTGTCAATAACGGGCGGGAAACGCAATATCAAGGCCAGTATCAAGATCATTATCGAGGCCAATGGGAGCAGCCATGGCAAGACCAATATCGTCAGCCGGGGCCGATGCCCTATAGCTCATCCGGCAACGTAAACCAGACTTTTAATGCGAATACGCAGCCCTCCCCATATGCACCACAGCCTACCGACGAAAGCCAGAGCAACGCGCAGGCCCAATCCCAAGGAACCAACGAGGCGACGTTTCGCGAACCAGAAGGTATGAAGTCGGGCGACCGCTTTGACGATGCTGCTGATGCCAATACGTATCAGAACGATTCAAGTGTGAATCCGGATGATTTGCGAGGCGATGGTGATGATGGTGGTTCCTTGCGCCAGCCGACTTTGCCTTTTGCCAACGGCTCGTCGCAGGCCTATGCCGCCCCACCCACGTATATGGCCGAGTCGGTGAAATCCTATCGGGATAGCATCGTCCAGAATGCCACGAAAACGTGGGGGCCGAGGCACGTGCGACGTAAGCCGGCCGGTTTTGTGGTCGTTTTGCTTGCGCTGGGCGGCATTCTGCTGTCGGGCGCGTTGGTTGCAATACAATGCTTCAGCAATGGCGGCTATATGGGCACGATTTTCCAATACGGGACGTTCTGGATCGGTGGGGTGCTGATAGCGCTCGGCGTACTCACCGCCATACTCGGCTTGGCCGGGCGTCGGGCCGGAGGGTTGCACCCGATGGTCTGGATCGCCGCGTTCGTGGCGGTGGTCTTTCTTATCGGCGATATCGGATATTCCGCGGTGCTGACCGGTTCGGAGCAGCAAAGCCAGGGCTATCACCAGATTGATGTCAGTGGTTTCAAAGCCATCGATGCCAGTAATGACCGGCAGTTTAAAAAACTTGCGGAAGGGACT
The window above is part of the Bifidobacterium sp. ESL0732 genome. Proteins encoded here:
- a CDS encoding PspC domain-containing protein — protein: MSNNMYGNGYQQPNNMSNPVPPRHDKIDRFFAWIRGSGLMRGNNRWIAGVCDGIAVRYGLSPVFVRAVVAASTLVFGFGAAFYAAAWVLLPDCRDGRISGEELVYGHWQWSLLGPIIFILIAVVSPGVGVLLALIAVAVLLIMINSLANKAQRQRGATFVNNGRETQYQGQYQDHYRGQWEQPWQDQYRQPGPMPYSSSGNVNQTFNANTQPSPYAPQPTDESQSNAQAQSQGTNEATFREPEGMKSGDRFDDAADANTYQNDSSVNPDDLRGDGDDGGSLRQPTLPFANGSSQAYAAPPTYMAESVKSYRDSIVQNATKTWGPRHVRRKPAGFVVVLLALGGILLSGALVAIQCFSNGGYMGTIFQYGTFWIGGVLIALGVLTAILGLAGRRAGGLHPMVWIAAFVAVVFLIGDIGYSAVLTGSEQQSQGYHQIDVSGFKAIDASNDRQFKKLAEGTAIKGHRLDDDAVNIDFSDYAKTHGKHEVTLRDGSTVQSGCPTGTIRLTDRQTTVFVTLPAGCSYELSHESDAKVDGSVLGVDTDDGEIIINGVYAGSEIGTRSLGSGYVAIGRNMQVGIGGMSYQRIGYGSGYGNDQDYQWFALNKKMPKNGPELIIDAPYIVEGRVTVQYPAESTVPSYAQFAKGKTEGAWRR